One Cydia splendana chromosome 23, ilCydSple1.2, whole genome shotgun sequence DNA window includes the following coding sequences:
- the LOC134801859 gene encoding uncharacterized protein LOC134801859, with translation MVVLHFILITIIFGPIVSSLSPKEFPFLKTQINDEKHATAFNKLLNSIVKINRKRLDTINKLTKLQAMDVYPSLQDTLRTSSRRDSVESSSESDETNIIYLVIPDTNSTPNASQHTQQVEPPAPTTEQPKQPPVRSQPDPLSPQSIPTLQDYSKLKSQNPTALSKSSIQTISKDGLDALRVSIERSCKSREVKKCRNACKEAVKSACDVYECKKKLKKKLKKTCKKECKEEFKGGW, from the exons GTCTCTTCTCTCAGTCCAAAAGAGTTCCCGTTCCTGAAGACTCAGATAAACGACGAGAAACACGCCACGGCCTTCAACAAGCTGCTCAATTCCATCGTCAAGATCAACCGGAAACGACTGGACACCATCAATAAGTTGACCAAATTGCAG GCAATGGATGTATACCCTTCGTTGCAAGACACACTACGTACCTCGTCGCGTCGGGACAGCGTCGAGTCGAGCAGCGAGAGCGATGAGACGAACATCATCTATCTAGTTATA CCAGACACAAATTCAACACCCAACGCGTCACAACACACCCAACAAGTTGAACCACCAGCACCAACAACCGAACAACCAAAGCAACCACCAGTGAGATCACAACCAGACCCACTATCACCACAAAGCATACCTACACTTCAAGATTACTCCAAACTAAAAAGTCAAAACCCTACAgctttaagtaaatcttcaatACAAACTATTAGTAAAGATGGTTTAGACGCTTTAAGGGTAAGTATAGAACGATCGTGCAAAAGCAGAGAGGTCAAGAAATGTAGGAACGCGTGTAAGGAGGCGGTGAAGAGCGCGTGTGACGTGTACGAGTGTAAAAAGAAGTTGAAAAAGAAATTAAAGAAGACTTGTAAGAAGGAGTGTAAAGAGGAGTTCAAAGGCGGGTGGTAA